Part of the Periplaneta americana isolate PAMFEO1 chromosome 4, P.americana_PAMFEO1_priV1, whole genome shotgun sequence genome is shown below.
GGcgacactttgtgggtttttttCGGCGAGTGAGTATGggcccactgcattgattgaagctttgtttctgcactCACATACAGCACTCAAGTCTCATCTCCtctcacaatctgatcgagaaaagcatcacattttgcacctagcgattaccatctcttcatgcacatgaagacgtggcttggctcgaagcgctttgacgatgacgaagagttgaaaaccagtgtcgtaggttggcttcagttgcaggcggccgaattctacgattgcgcaATTTCTAAGCTCGTCAaatgctacgacaagtgtctcaatgtgactggaaactatgtggaaaaataaattagagtgtatactttcaaacgtattgtaacccaattctgtaacgtcattcacaagtttgtaaaaaataaacggaagttactttatgaatagccctcgtaaatgaaattttcttcctttaattattcaatttatttgcattttattataaaaaaaattatatattgttaaaggAGTCCGATCTATTGTAACCAATCTATTCTTTAACAGACTCCATGCACCTTCTACCCTcaaaattgtataatatgttttgtacattttattatccTTGAGTCTTATTTTTCTATATCGTACTAAACATCCAAgacaaaagatattttattatattaaaactgAAGTGCAAGACAGAGGAAGCTTTTGTTTATTGAAAAGTTTTTTTTGCTAATATTGGTCAAAATATTCGTCTTCTAGTcggaaattacaaaataaaaattgtagaaaatttaattattccAATCACGTCAGACTCATTTTTCTAGCAACAACAATGACAATCTATGACAAACCAAAGTGAACCATGAAGTGGGATGTGTGATAAATGTCAAgtaacaacaaaattacaaagaGTAACAATTACACAAACACAAAGAAACATTACATCATTACGGTTTTTTACTGAACAATCCATTTAAACAAAAGAAACTTCTAAGGGGATATAAAACCATACAATAAcaggagcaatggtggaatacaacattttaatattggAGAAAACATATCCCACACAAATCTCGTAGAATAACTTGGAAATCAAATCCAGTCCCTTTTGGTTAAGAAGTTATCAACTAACTAAAATATCATTAAGACCTGAAAGAGAGTTGTTTTAGAAAGTGAATCATAATAAACTACAGTTTTAAATGGTGAAACTCGTACTACCACGTCTATGTATCGAAATGATAAAATGAATGGTAAACAAATACTGTAGTGGAATGCTTGAATAGATTAATAATCCACCTGAGAATTGTCTAATCAGTAACAATGTGTTGACCTGAAATGATTAACTTAGTTAAATCTTCTTAAAATCAACAAACATGTTTTATATGATAATTGAGAATTACACGAGATCCTTTTTACTGATTAACGATGTTCTTCGTTGATTTTTCAGTCTGCAACATCCAATACTTCACTACTGAAAGTGTTTTGATATTCTCATTTTAGACAGGTTTGACTCTTATACTAGAACAATCAAAAGCGTATAATTAATTCTCTCTCAGTAACAAAGTTTAAACacctatatttttaaatgtttgctgAAGACGTAAAAGGTTTTACTGTGGTAAGACaaagaaaaatatgtaatgaaaattttcataaataatattcaaatatcacTGAAAGTTTAACCAGTAATTAtcctataatattgttttcacttaTATCAAAGTAATATTTGATTTTGGATAACTGAACTGGTGTGCCGTTGCAACACAATATCACTCAGGAAACTTATAAATATTATAGCTTTTACAATTTTaggtacattaaaaattaatgcaTTTCAAAAAAACTTAAAACTTAGCTTAATTTACTATGTACAGTTGGAAAAATAGCAGATTTAATGATGTCATGAGTATACTAATATATAATTCTTATACAAACATAGCTTCAAAGCCAATTTCAGAAGCGAAGTGGAATTCCTAACAAATTGTAGTTCGtccaaaatatgaaaatgttcTTGAAAATTCAACGGTTTCCTACACTAATATTACAAAGAGGAAATATAATATGCTTCCATCCTTTATGCTGCAGTTCATAAAGTAGGTAGGATGTATTGAATGTATTAAGATACATCAATACAAACCTACTTGAATTATCTACAGATATGAAAAACAACTCATTCTTTAACCTGAtttgtatattacatattttttatatacacGAGGACTTTAGATCCAAAAAAGATAATTATAGGTGATTGTTGAggtcatttaaaataaaattacgaaactgttaaTAAAAGAAAGGTTTTTTATGTACACTTATCAGTAATCCTGTCAGTAACACTTCCTTGCATGCATGCAAATTATTGCGAGTCTATCACACAACcgtttcaatattatttcccaGATCACTGGCTAGGTGGAGCTGTTCCTACATTAGTATCAGGATTGTTGTAAGCATTGATATTCGAGTCTGTATAGTCTAGGATTTTCCGCCGACACTGACGAACATACTGTTGCTGTTTATGGTAGATTTTCAGAGCTCCTTTGATAGTGATGAATGCAACACCGCCctaaaaacataaacaaaatggtTACTAATGTTAATGGAAAGTACTATAGCTCTGTTAGTGGTATGCAGTGGTCTATGATATAGGGTATgacagtgaaattttgaaaataaaacaatacttgGTGATAAGCAGTGCTCAAAATGAAAATTTgcaagtttttatattttaaaagaaaacatatataCAAAACACAGAGACATACaggtattataataaaatattactttatgTAGTGCATAAGCCTACCATACAATCTCGTTTTCTCTCAACTTAATATGAGCAAATATGGGTGATTTTcattgctggaccccggactcatttcactggcattatcaccttcatctcatttagatgctaaataacctaagatgttgctaaagggtcgtaaaataacctactaaaaaaaaaaaacatacaatctCAGACAATTGGCCATGATGTATTTCTTTACTGAATTACCTTGAAATCAcacaggttatttaacgtctgaatgaaattaaggtgataataccggtgaaatgagtccaagatccagcactgatagttacccagcatttgttcatagtgagttgagggaaaatcctggaaaaaacctcaaccaggtaacttgccccaactgggattcgaacctggaccACCTGTATACAGTAAGGGCTACTtcttaaatggaaaaataaaatctcTGGCCTTTCTTAGACTGGATCACATTGTGAGTttcagatttcaaataaagactcagtaatgaataatttcgagggaaaaattgttccagggccgggtatcgaacccgggacctttggttaaacgtaccaatgctctcccaactgagctacccgggaactctacccgacacagatccaatttttccctctatttccacagacctcaaagtgggctgacaaccgtcaagcaaccaacattgagagcaccctaactctgtgtgacttaaattgtggttttctgttacgtacagtgacgtgtattatgcaaatcaagctttcaggtataactctctgtaaagttaatttgaataatttcgagggaaaaattgttccgggcccgaaattattcaaattaactttacagggagttatatctgaaagcttgatttgcaagacTCAGTaatgttctattaaaaaattctattacaattagatttttgaaaaggagcaaataattaaggtttaaagtcttaaggattatcacgattggtttaaacatgcactaaaacaagacgtaagtgcaagtttgaaccaataaattattgagatttgcgatagatcaattaagtttaggaaattgtatatttattatgtagaactacatttgtatatagatcttttgttaaattataagttttgtacttttgtgaacatccatccacccatccacccacccacccacccacccacccacccacccacccacccatccatccatccatccatccatccatcaaaaaATTCATGTGAATGATTTGTGAATAAACTCACTtctagatattgaatatgaacaaaatctatttAACAGTTCAAGAGAAATCGTTATTTACAGAAAGACAGCAATGCCTAAAACTACCAGTTTAAGGGATGTTGAAAaagtttatttctaattcaattttttacaacattacaatactttatcaatgaaaaaataaaaacaaatgaagttaAATATCCAAGCTGATTAATAAGTGTACAAAGATGTTAAATATAATACCTCGCATACTAAGGATTACTTACCAATAAAGTTCTCTGGAGATTGGAAGGAACAGAATCGAAGAACAATTTTCCAAATAGAGTTGCCACTGTGGGTAACAAAAGAGCACTGCATAAAACACGTGTAGCTGAAACAGGGTCTGATAATGGTGGCACATCCACACTGGTTCGCCGCTCCTCcctgtaaataatttgtaatgttacTATCTTTCTGTGTAACTACTCAACTATACTTCACACAGGAAATTACTGTATATGACTGGCTGAAGTGCTGCAAAATTCATTATGTCGGACAGGGGTGTGCTGGCAATAGTTTAGCAAACAGctcgtaaataaaaaaaaatagagagagtAGTGCGGCCAGCAGAGACATATGGAGTTGAGAAAGGGGGAAATAATAGttagtttacaataataatatagtaataccaataataataataatgtaattttttacttttaaaataaaggggattattcctgtgttcgttcatggtctggaatttaggttaagtttagatttaagacctctcctcgcaccatattatcataatcatcctatcacatcatcagggtaatgtaactccgtcttccaggcgccccaacctcagaagtgggttacaactaagcacggccaggagagaagaccagaaatgtcgaaaagacaacctggtggcattggataaaaaaaaaaaacttttaaaataagttccaaACTGCCAATTCATTCACCGATGGATCAGCTCAGCTGTGGGATGCATTCAAGTGTCAGTAGTGAGACGATTTCTCAACCAGAATAGCACAAATGGGACAGTATACCATTCTTTCATAGGATTGCCGATAAATGAGAAACTGTAAGCGTACTTCTTTTACAACAAGCAATGTTATTTATTACACTGAACCCTGTTTCAACTTCCACACTGCTAATGGTGAATAGAATTCGCAATTTTTTTGGCTTTGGTTATAGTTAATGGCAAAAGGGTATTGTTCTTTTCTATAACATTATCCGCAAGAAACTAgcaaatcataataattatagaaAGTCTCCAACAAACAGTGCTAAGGTTGCTAAATTCCTATATTTTCAATCGATCGTTTCAGCAGAATGTAGAATAGCAGATGGTTAAATTAGAAAagtgcatttattttaatatttcctccAGAGCTATTTCAACAAAGGGCTCGGAACAAATatactagggctggataaaaagtaatgacaacagttcgatatttctgacatggctttattcacaggggtacaacatttatgtaccttctatatagtcgccctccttatttatcacctttttccaattgtttggaaggcgtcgtacaccatcagcgcgtccatctttgttgatgttccgtattgaccaccCTATAGCaaggataagttcatctctggtctCTGTactgggtccctcgcagtggttctttcaattTGGTggaaagatcgtaatcgcatggactcatatcgggtgagtatggtggatgttccagaatctcccattgccagcggcgcaagaggtcctggacagcagcagcggtgtaactccttgcattatcatgaagaatgatgggattctgtaccaccaagtgtcgtcgttttctcctgagggctggacaaaggtggtgctgcaggaacctgcagtagtagtccacGTTTGccatctgccttggaggtacagcgtggtacagtattaccccatcaatgtcatacgccacaatgaacatcaccttcacagcactttgtgtaggcctcactttcttcggacgagaagaacctggatgcttccattcatttgattgacatttcaagtttggttggttcatATGAGCAAGCCcatgtttcgtccatagcgacgattcgtccaagaaagtcgtcatctttcctttggtaccgggccaacaaggcctgtgcgactgcatagcggtgccattgttaaacctaggaaatttcatggggtatccaatGCCCTGTAATTTTGcagtaacccagaatgtcttgcagaatgtggagcacagttttgtgacatactccgacttccgctgctaactcacatGCAGTCCAtcgcgatcagcatccaacagggaagcaaggaattgaactgtacggaggttgtcctgaacagcATCCCTGCCTTCCCAGAACCCTTTAACCAATCGTGCCACTATGTGATATGGCAATGCTGCATTGGCACATGCTTCATGcaatccctgaaaacattcttgtgcactacgacctcgtgtcacttcaattttgatccaggaacgttgctctagttttgtaaacgtggtcttagggtgctcgcactatccctatgaaagtcaacgttctacacactgcagtagattgacagagtactgttgcCGCTGGCTgaactaactcatctaacagtccttgttcatgtccacacagctggcagctctcgaacgcaccattgtcatgtgacagcagtgttgccataactttttatccaacctatgtaaatatttaacaaagggctCATGTGAGCCCTTGCGGGCCCCCTCCAACACATCCCTGATACTGGTTAATTCACGAAGGTCATAACTTTAGGATACGATTTTTTAAGCAGTTCAGAATAAAGAGAAAGTGTACATCAACGTATGTTTAATTTCGAACAACTACGAAACTATGGTGGTTTGTTGATTTTTTAAGCCACATTTCCATTACTCTATATCACATTTAGACAGGAAATTTACAGTTTCTGTTCATAGACACACATGTATTCCTGTCAATGGTTACAGTCGATTTTCAAAAGTATTACACTcaccttattaaaaaaaatcattagcgTATTGTATTTAATACATACTAGACTGACAATATCAAATTATTGACTTACCCACATGAAGGAAACAGATGCTTTAGAAGTGGAACTTTGTAGGAGTTACGTCTCAAGAATGCAAGTACACTGTCTTCCCAGCGCACCATTTTTCCAAGAATAAGCATAATGGGGATTGTAGGCAATCCAACTAAAAGAACTAAAGGATCTGCCTGTTCCATTACTGATAAACCCTCTTTATGACCAACAACCTGTAAAAGAACGATTTGTTTCGTAAAAATTGCTCAAATTCCTaagttttagtaagttatttgtGATATTAAATGGCTAAAACAAAGATATTgaatcaaataaattttaataacaccacttcaatattttacaaaaaaaaaaagtctttaatGAAGGCAATAACAGCAGATAGGAACTGTAACTTGTTTCAACTGAGATTTTccccaaaattaaaaatggtatcAGTCGAAGTATGACATACAGGTACATGTATCTCTTCTACAGTGAGATTAGTTGGGGATGCTCGAATTTTGCAGGAGCCGTTCCCTGCCAAGAGATAGCATGATTACCGGAAATAGTGTGTCCGCATTCTCGGCACGCACTGAGTTTTCGCTTTAGTTGTGTTGTGAGAAGTAAGTTAGCGGTGAAAATTGTAATCATAAAAgtttaagttaaatttaaaatgcTCTATGTAGGCTACTGTTGTAATGATTTATTCATTACATGAATGTACTTAAGGTATCTATACAATACATACAAACGGAAACGAAAATCTTGTGCGGCGACAAGATGAAAATTTTGGCAAAATTTCCAGTAAGATCTGTTTCAGCTGCCAGTacaataagaatattttataagAAGTTCATGCGGACAGGTTCGGTAAATGATGAAAACCTGAAAAGAGAACGCTGTGTTCTGTCAGAAGAGAAATTAGACGACATTGGTGAAAGATTGGAACACATCCCTCAAAAATCTTGTGAGAGTGACTGCAAATTTCATTAAAAGATGTCAAATGTGTGTTGCAACCTAGATCatgtatgtaacagataactcatcgctatgttaaaatcagcagaaacttgaagagaacaaccaccagaatcGCCACCCATCTgccgtaaacaaacacgagatggcagtacagtcgctaatgcaatttaaatgggaattatgacgtgactccttatgtaacaactagatggcagcatagtaaacctgacaaaaattgttaacctcaaagcctataaggctgacctatctgggtatatttATGATCTAGGGTTGCAGTAAATgaaggacattttgagcaacaaATGTGAGCTTGGCAAGTACTATAACTTTTAAGCATTGTAACAGTAGGATTGTAGGTCTAAAAGTGCCGGAGATGCGCGCGTGTTTTTTCGCGGTAACCAACACATTGATAGCCGGGCTGGCTCGGAACGAAAACTCGAGTGTCTCCAACTAACCTCACTGcataaagataaatataaaaaagaacactTTAGGATCAGTTTCTGGTAAATCTCTGTCTTATGATGCTTTTACTAATTATATGGAGTGAAAGGGGCATAACTGCATTAATTTGTACTAGTAATAGATATCAATAAAACTAGTAGATATGTTCGAATAACCTTTACTCTATCCATACGATTATGGAAAAAAATTAGTTTCTATTCAGAGATTGGAAGCGGATATGTTGCAACAGCGCATTGCTTTGTTTACAGCTGCAGAAGTTAAAAGTctaaagtagtagtaataagcAACAGATATCCTTCTGCTTGCATCAAAAGGCCTTTCAGTATGGAGGTGATCAGTAACAGCTGATTTGTAGGTCAGCTTTCTAAAGACAAAGATTCATACATGCAAtgttatttttacaaataaagtAAACAGAACAGAATACTTAAAAATAATCTTACAATTCATAATGAAGAAACATAAGTAGGCTAATTCTCAACATTAagattttatgaataacaaaaaaagaataaaatttattaacataTCCATACTTTCATCTGAATTACTCGGAACTCGATTTCTACAGGCTGGAATCACAACATCCAGTCTCTAACACTCGTGTGACAGCAACAAACGTTCTCGGATTTGGTATTCTTCTATTAAGAAATCTCATCTGATACAGCCTTACTGATTCATGGGAATTGTCTTGATTCCCCATAAATTAAATGCATATCTAGGTACTCATGATTAACAAAATTTTGGCATTGTTCTTAACTGACTTCACCTTTAGAATTCTACGAAAACACTggcataagatttgctaatgcTGAGGTACAGCATAAGAATGCAGATAAACAGTGTACACTTGCCGAGCAACCCTTAAGTGCAGCAATTCCAGATTTCCCTGAAGGTTCCGTCAcactgtaaatacatttttaaccaGTTAATTTTGTACATTATTACATAAATGAAGCATTTTTCGAAGAAATAAAAAGGAGTATTTTTTTCGGCTTGTTCTTTGCGTTAATATCTTACCACTCATACATCCCAATACtcaatagttttaccataaatgggaTTCAAATTTCAGACAattccccccctcccccccccaGATAAACTGTTACtgttattcaaataccaaaatgatgtttgactttttggttacttacaatctaaagattctgttcttaaaattaatgcagttatacacCTTTCACTCTCTATAGAAATTGCATTATTTCTCGAGCAAAAATTGTTACAT
Proteins encoded:
- the LOC138697699 gene encoding E3 ubiquitin-protein ligase MARCHF5; its protein translation is MADGQQSSSQISANEVENGSDRNEEDTKRHCWVCFATDEDDITAPWVQPCNCRGTTKWVHQACIQRWVDEKQKGNPSGKVSCPQCNTEYIIVFPHMGPVIVVLDAVDNAIYKVCPFVAAGIVVGSIYWTAVTYGAVTVMQVVGHKEGLSVMEQADPLVLLVGLPTIPIMLILGKMVRWEDSVLAFLRRNSYKVPLLKHLFPSCGEERRTSVDVPPLSDPVSATRVLCSALLLPTVATLFGKLFFDSVPSNLQRTLLGGVAFITIKGALKIYHKQQQYVRQCRRKILDYTDSNINAYNNPDTNVGTAPPSQ